The Oscillatoria acuminata PCC 6304 genomic interval ATTACCCATACATGAGCCATCAGTAACAATGCGAATCATAGGATTTCAGATTTTCTGGGATATCTATGAACAAGAATAGGGGTGGAAGCGAACAGACTTCTTTTAGACACTACAAAAGCAAGCAGGAGGGTTCTCACGGTAAAAGGGTGATGGTGGCTGAGTGCTGAGGGGGCTTCCTAGGGCCCGATCGCCTCTCAAGGGTTCCCTCTTTCTACTCATTTCCCTCGGGTGTGAAAAATTTGCATTTTTTTACCGGAGGAAAAAGGCTCCCAATCTGCGATTTTAAAGGGAAAAGCGCGACTCCCCATTCTAAAATAGAATAGCATTGGCCTATTCCCTTCCTACCCATTTAGATAGATATCGGTGGCAGAAGACGCGGTTTAGGATTGGGCTGGAGTGCCTTCCCATTGACCTGGGTAGGCTCTGGCAAGGTCGGAGGCAAGTTTGAAGGAACATGAAGGTAAAACGCTGCCAGCATCGGAAAAATGCAGCGATGGGGTGGGACTGGAAATACAAAAGAAATCCGTAGGGACAGAGGGATGGATTTATAAATGATGCAGTTTATGCAACGGGTTGGGAAAACTTTGGGCCGAATCTGGCAGCAGCTTATCCGGTTGTGGAAACAATGGGTTCACCGATCGCCTCCTCAATCTTTCCAGAAAAAGCCGGAAAACCGAGTTCGCTTCCAGACGGTCAAGGGTCCTCGTCCGCAACCCCCTAAACCTCTGTCTGCGGCAGAGTACGAATTTCTCTTTTCTGAATTGCTCGATGGGGTGCATCGGGGCTGGAGTCAAGCTCAGGTTACCCAATTTTTGGAGGAAATTGGACCAGCATCGGCGGGTAATCTCCAGGATTCTCAGATGGAACGTTCCGATGCTGATGCTTATGTGCGCTGGTTACGGCAATTTGGCACTCGTCTTTTGAATTCCCCAGTCCCCAATCAAGAATTAGCAAGGCGCATGGTGCAGTTAGGAGCGTTAAACTGTGGCAAACTCTCGGCAGTGGCGGGAGAAATTGGTCAAAAGTTGCTCGATCGCGAGGCAAACACCCCATCCCCAGCTACACCCGCCTCGGAATTTACCCTAGAACACTATTTACAACTGGGACAGATTCATCTCGATCGCCGCCAATATCCCTCGGCGTTAACCACCTTTGAGCAAGCAGCAACCCATTCCCCCCATCACCCCGAAGTCTTGTATGGATTAGGTTTAGTCTGTCACCGCATGGGATTGTATCAAGAGGCAGTCGGCCATTTAACCGACGCATTAGCTCAAAAACCGGAGTTTGTGGCGGCCCTGACTCAGCGGGGTTTAGCTTATAAAGCCCTGGATGATTTAGCAGCAGCTACGGCGGATTTTGAATCGGCGGTGGCGATGAAACCGAATACCCCCGAGGAATGTTGTGCCAGAGGTAAAGCCTTGATGCAGTTAAAGCAACCGGAGGCGGCGATCGCTGCTTATGAGGAAGCCCTGACAACCCATCCCGAATCTCATCGGGGGTGGTATGACTGGGGCAATGTTTTTTATGACTTGCAGCGGTATGACGAGGCGATCGCTGCCTATGATAAAGCCCTAGACCTACAACCGGACTATGCTGCCGCTTGGTTTAATCGCGGGGCTTCTTTGGGGAATTTGCATCGGTATAAGGAGGCGATCGCTGCCTTTGAGAAACTCTTGGAAATCCAGTCCCATGACTATCATGGCTGGTTGTGCCTGGGTCAAACCTTGGAACGGTTACATCAGATCCCCGAGGCGATCGCAGCTTATGAACGGGCTTTACAACTGCGACCCGATGACCCCACCGCCTGGAGATATCGTAATGGTGCATTGCTAGACCTAAAAAAAAGCTAGGATGGCGACTGGCCTAACCTAGCTTGTCCTGGGATAACAGGGACCTATTATTGAACAGGACATGACCGATGAGGGCGATGCCAGGGCCGCACCCATCACCGGAGGAATTACGGTCCTCCCGATTTAACCCGTACCGTGGTTTTTGTTTTCATGGGAATGGACGTGATCTGGAGGAGAATTCGGTATGCCGTGACCTTCTTGAGCATACTGTTGCCAGAGTAGAGCGAAATCATGAGCTTGTCCCTGGAATTCCGGATGAACCTGATACATTCGTCGGGGTCTTCCCCGGCCTTCAACCTTTTTCCAGTAACCCTTAATGACTCTTTCATTTTCTAAAAATTTCAGAGCGCTGTAGAGTACCGTATCCGAAAGTCGATAGGCTGGATATTCCCGCTCTAATTGCTGAATCAGTTCTGTGCCATAAGAGTCACCCGCCAATAATACTGAGAGAACATAACAGACGGTTAGTTCTTTATTCAGATAAAGCGGCGGAGGGTTTTGAAAAAAGTCATAGATCTCTTCAAAATTCATTTGAGTTACCCGCTGAATACCCCTTAAAATACCAATTGATAGAAGAATTGACGCCCTGAAAATTGACGTTTCGTAGCTGGCCCGCTCTCTATGAGAGGTAAAAAATCTACAGTTCAAAGTCAACTCAAAGTCAACCCAGATACCGTCCCGAGCGTCGGGAAGATTGAAGATTTGTAATTTAGTTACCTTCGGTATAGATGCGTTGCTGGATGAAACTGCCAGAGAATCCGGGTTAACGGCTAAGGTTGAATGAGAATTAAGCTCCTTCTAATTGCCTGAATTAAAATCGGATTACCGGAAGAAAGTAATTCCAAATTTTCAGATAAGTTGTCTTGCATCAAGTTTCAAATAACTTTCTACAACAAGGGAACAAAAGGAGCGTAAAACCCTTCTACCCACCGCATTCCGGTTCAGGAGGATTTCGTTAAGAGTTGAGCCGGAAAATTTACCGACTGACTCGCAAAATACCCGCTCTCAAATTTTTTTATACAGACTCCTACTGATGGGATCAGCGAAAGTCAGCACCCAAATAAAATAAATACAACTTCTGCGGACTTGAACGTTGAAACAGAAATTGTTAAAAATCATCTCTGACGGCAAGCCAGCCCTGATTTATTAGTAGTAATCTGCACCGCTGTTGATACCTAGTTAAACCGAGGGATGGATCATCAACACCTGCGATCGCTCGGGTTGGTCGGTTGTTCAGTCGGCTTAATTGACTCAGGCGGAAGATGGCTTGATTCTCTCTAACCTGAGCGCACCCTTTCTATTCCTTAGGCCGACTGGAGCAATCAATCGACAGATCAATCAGAACCTTTTGGAGTCTTAATCGGCTTAAGGTCTGGATTTTGACTCGGGGAGGGTCGATGATGCCGCCCAACCCCAAAAGCCTGTCAAAAAGCTAGTAGTCATGAACCCTTGGGGCATTTTACCCCGATTTTCCCAAAAAATCTGGGCAGTCCACCGGAACTGGATTACCTCGGTTACCGGCGATCGCCATGCTCATCCCACGGCTTCAGGCAGGTTCGCCTGAAACTTGGCTCTCGTTGCACCCCAATTTCCAGCACCGATCATTAAGATAGTGCTCAGACCAATCCCTAAAAAAACCCAGATGCTTGGAAGAACCCCAAACCAATGGGGCGATCGCCCATTCGTAAAGATACCTTCTTCATGGGCTGACGCGCATCGGTGTTTTTTTGTTCTCTATTTTTCTTTACAAGTTAATTTAAAATAAACAGGGCAAAGACAGCAATTGCACGTCAATATCACCGGGCACCGGCAATCAGCAGGTGCGGTGGTCTATGATTGAGCTTTGAGCCGATCAATCTCAACGCTCCAAAACGGTAACTGCGTTCTGCGTATGTCAAATCAAACAGACTTAAAAGCACTTCCACCCCCCGTCCAGCGCGTCATCCCTGCCTTACGCAGAGTCGGCTGGATCAGTTTTTGGACACAGTTAGTTCTAGCCGTTGTTGCAGGACTGATTTTCTTATTTGCAATTTTGATTGAATCTCCAGCACCTCGGGAAGCTGCCAGAACAAGTAATGTCAGCATCGCCCCGGGCATTTTTTTTGCAGTTTTAGGACTGGCTGCCCTCGGACTGAGTATCTATTGGGCTTATCGCTATACTCGCCTGTCTCAACAGCTTAGTTCTGTAAATTCTAAGCTGCGCCCGGGTCGAGTGAAAACGGTGCAAATTGTGCGCCAGGGCTTAATGGTTAATTTAGCGGGGATGTCCTTTACCCTAATCGCCGCAGAAGCCATTGGCGGAATCCTCCTCGCAAAGGCTCTGCAGTACCAAGGGGGTGGCTCCTTGGTGACGGCCCTACGCCCCCAAGATTTTATTCAAGCGTTGGATATTTTTGTGGTGTTGGGGAATACCCATACGATCGTGGCCCACTTTATTGGGATTGTCACGGGACTCTGGTTGCTCAATTGGATCGATGTCAATACTCAGAAGGAACCCTGAAACCCTTGTCCCGGAGGTTGGGTGGGGTCGCGATTTCCTGCCTATGGGGTTACCAGTCGAGTGCTTCGGGTGGGGCTATCTCGGACAAGGCACAAGCGATCGCCTGTGAGGTAATGCCCGGTGTTTGCATCGGCAGGACCCCTTGATGAGAATCCCGTGCGGGGGCGGTTAAAGTTGGGTCAAGTTCTGGCACTGTTCTGGGAACAGATTGTCCATTCATCAACCCCAATCCCCCGATCGCCCCAGCCATGAGCGCGGTGTACCCTACATACAGATGCAGGGGACTGACGTTCAAATCTAGGTTAAAGTCCTGACGATGCCAGGAGGGGATGGGTGCATTTTGTTTCGGGGGGACGGGTAATAAATTCGCCAGTCTCGCCCCGTCTAAGCCTAAGACATCTCCAATTTTATGAATAAAACTCCGCACATAAACATCTTCCGGCAACTTGGATAGATAGCCGTTCTCGATCGCTTCAATATGACGGGAAGGAACCAGGGTCTGTTTATGCAATTCCAGAATCGATAACCCGCGATCGCAGCGTGCCCCTTGCAGTTTTTGCCCAATTTGAGTCAGGCGATCGGCCCATTGTTGTTGGTGGGCGATGGTTTGAGCTTGCTGTTGGGCTTGCTGCTGTTTTTTCTTACGATGAAAGGGATTGACTTTAGCCGGTGACGACAAGGGAGAGGGATTTTGGGTGAGGGCGGCTGGATCTGAATTGCCAAGGGATTGGGAATGGCTTTCCGGCGTTCGGATCTCCTCTAATGCCTGGGACTCGTGGCGATCTCCGGACCTCTGATATAAATCTAGCTCCTCCCCTACAAACTCACTCTCATTCAAGGGTTCTGGATCATCCTGACCCAGAGAACTCCCTTGCTTGAGCGCGAGCCAAATTGCTTTTCTAGCCACCGCTTGTAGCAGCATTGAGGAACTATCAGCAGACTCACCCAGTCTCTGCTTGAGGATTCCCAACGCGGTCCGATAAACTTTTGTCCGATACAGTTCCGACTCAATTTGAGTCAGGATAGCGGTTAGTTCCTCTTGAGGAAGTGTGGCCTGGGAGATGGTTTCAAGTGCCATGATACTCGTTAAATCGGGGGACTTCAGTGATGAGCAACTGAATGAAAGAACAGTTAACCCGCGATCCTGTCTTGGCCCAAAATGTTGAGTTGAGCCCGAAGTTAGACTAAGCTCGGGCTAGACAGGGATTCAGGGAAAACCTGTATCTGAGTATCTTCATTCCGGGGATTTGCACCCGTTCCGGATGGAACGTTGCCTCCCGAAGTTACAATCGGCACAGGGAAAGAGCGACTGCGGCAAGGGATTGCTACCGAGTGCCGTCTGAACCATGAAACCCTTCCCTTCAAGTCAAGAATGATGAGTTTCTGCTCGTTCAGAGCATGATTGCTGAGTTTGAATCTGCCCAACCCTCAACGGGCGATCGCGAGGAGTCCCATTCCAAAAAATAGAAATCGGATCAGCTACCTGCCATGATATTCTGGTTTTGCCCTAGGATTTGCTCTTCCTGGGTTCAGGGCAATCAAAAACCTGTACGCCTCGACCGACATCCGGGAAGGGCGTTTTCCGGTTTTCTGATTCCGTTTTGCTCCTCGCTACTGCTCTTTATCTTCCTATTATCTGTCATGTCCCGATCGGAATCATCAAAAGAGAATGGGCAATCCCACACTTCATCCACAATTTTGACGGATGAGTCCGGGCGATCGCTATCTTGTTACATCGAACATTCTGTAGAAGTAAACGACAATACCTACGTTTTACTCACTCCCATTGATACGCCGGTGGAAATTTTCGCATGGCAAGCTGAGGATGAGGATGATGAACCTATTCCTATTAGTGAAGAGGAAGTGGATACTATTTTTGATACGGCTAAAGCAGTCCTTGAAGAACAAAACCTCACCCTCAAACGTAGCGCCATTACTCTGACGGTTAGTGGCGAACTTCCGGAATTTACAGAAGAGGAAATCAGTGATGATGAACTAGGGGAAGCTGCCGAATATGAAGAACTTCAGTGGTTAGCCAGTTTTTATCACGAAGAAGCCGAGTATGCTATCTACTCTCCTTTGGACCCCGTATTCATTTTGGCGCGCCTCAATGAAGACGGCACCCCTGAGTTGCTTTCCGATGAAGAGTTACAGGAACTTGAACCGATGATGTCTACGTTAGAAGGCATGATCGAAGAACGGTTGTTTGAAGAGCTCGAATAAGGACGAAACTAAAGATAGTCCTGAGTCTGACTCAGCAACCCCATTCAGATGTGGGACTGGAATCAATGTTGAAGCCCGAACAGTCCCATTTCGACAAAATTTTTAACGGGATCAGCAGCTTAAACTAACCGAAAATCAGGGTTCGTCGGCGATCGCATTGGAACTTCTCCACTCTGAATTTGACCGAGGATCTCGTTCGCCGCCCGCTTGACTCTTGCTGGACCCGAAAGAAGCGACTCCAACTTTTAGGGAATCCGGCGCTTAGATCCACAAAGCAAAAGATCCCTGGCCTGAAAATTACCCTCTAGCTGCATGAGTTGTCTCAGCCTGAGGAGAACATAAAACCGAATTCGCCGTCTGATGTGGAGTCTATCAATTCAGAGATTACAGACTACCCTGGAATAGATGAATGCCGCGATGAAGATCCCCTCGGGGTGATGGCGGGCGATCGCTTCTCCATCAGGGCAAGATCCCCCAAGATCGTCGCGGCATCCCATCATGGTTGTTACAGATCACCAGAAGATGAAAGCAGCGAGTCAACGAAAAACAAATTGGTTGTTATATGTGGCGCTTATCCTCTGCGCTGCGATCGGAATCAGTGCATGGCAAGGTTGGCGATGGTGGCTATCGGCTAGTGCACCCGTATCCGAATCTTTACCTCGGGATTCTGTCGTCGAAGACACTCGCCTGGAAGTCGTGCAAATTGACCCGGGAGAACCTGGACAACTCATCGGAGTTAAACTCGAAGAACAGGGCTTAATTCGGTCCGCGAATGCTTGGAATATGTGGACGCGGTGGTTATCTCGCCAAAACCCCGATGGAGGTTACAAGGCGGGAACCTACCAACTCTCTCCCGATGAACCGATGCAGGCGATCGCCCAAAAAATCTGGAATGGTGAAGTCATGCAGCTCAATTTCACCGTTCCTGAAGGATGGAATTTGCGCCAAATGGCTGCATATTTCGAGTCTCAAGGCTTTTTTACCGCTGAAGAATTTCTCAGTGCCACTCAGGAAATTCCCTGGGCTGAATATCCCTGGCTTCCTAAAGATATCCCCCATTTAGAAGGCTTTTTATACCCGGATACTTACAAGCTACGGGCGGATGATATCACCCCCCAAGCGATTATTCAACCGATGCTGACTCGGTTTGAACAGGTGGCTCTCCCAGTCTATCAACAACCTCAAAATCAAACCAATCTCAGTCTCAAAGAATGGGTCACCCTAGCCAGTATTGTGGAAAAAGAGTCGGTAGTAGCATCGGAACGCCATCGCATTGCCGGTGTATTTACCAACCGCCTCAAACAGGGGATGACTCTCGGTGCTGACCCCACGGTGGAATACGGATTAAATATCAGACAAACGGAAGATCAACCCTTAACTCTGGCCCAGGTAAACACCCCTAACCCGTACAATACTTATCTGAATGCGGGCTTACCCCCAACCCCGATCGCTGCCCCTGGAGTTGCCAGTTTAGAAGCCACTTTAGCCCCAGAAGAGACGGAATATCTCTATTTTGTGGCCCTCTATGATGGCACCCATATTTTTAGTCGCACCTTAGCTGAACATGAAGCGGCTCAAGATGCCATCTGGGATGAGCGGGACCCGACGTTACGGTAATATGATATTCCCCCAGTCGCCATTGGCACAGGCTCTTTGGGGGATGTCTGAGAATTGAGGGCGATCGCATTAGGCTCGAAAGCCTTAGTATGTCAAAATCATCATGCGGGGAATGCAGTTTTTAGAAAGCATACTGGGGATCCCGTTGATCGCGCGGTCAAACCAGATTATTGGCTCACGGCAGGTTCTCAGGTGTATCTACAATGCGGTTCAACTGTGATTTCCGGTATTCCGCAGGACGGCGGTTAGTTTTAGTCAGCAAAGGTCAATTACTATGTCTTGGGGAAAACTTTTAGAACCCGATTTATTTTTAGGGGACTCAATTTTAAGCCTGACACCAGAAGTCGTCAAAGAGTACGACCTCAAGGGTCTGGTTTTGGATGTGGATGAAACTCTCGTCCCCATTCGCGAAATCCAAGTATCTGAGTATCTGCGACAGTGGGTGGAACAAATTCGCCCGGTTGCTACCCTGTGGTTGGTTAGCAATAACATCAGCGAATCTCGCATCGGTGGCATCGCTCGTTCTTTAAATCTGCCCTACATTACAGGTGCAGCCAAACCCTCCCGGCGCAAGTTACGACAGGCGGTGACGGGAATGAATCTGCCGGTGGAAAAGGTGGCAATGGTGGGCGATCGCCTCTTTACCGATGTCCTCGCCGGGAACCGCTTGGGAATGTTTACTATTTTGGTAGAACCGATGGTAGACCCCGGGGAAATCATGCAAACCAAACATCCCGTGCGATCGCTGGAAGTCTGGGTATCTCAAATCCTCGGCGCTTCCCTCGCCAAAAAGAAGTAACGGGTCATTAAGCTGAACACCCCTTAAAAAAACCCAACATAGCCCTGCATCTTAAAGTATTGAGGCTGACGCCAAATTATCAAGCGGCACTAAAGATGAGTTGATAGGGGGCCGCCTTGAGAGCGTCTGCCTTCACCGAAATCAAGGCGGGCGCTTTACAATGGGATCCGGTGATCCGATGGTAACCCGGACTTCATCCTCAACGATCGCGCTTTTTTTATGAACCTGCAAACCCTAGTCGTCAAAATTGGTACCTCTAGTCTCACCCAGAACAGCACTGGCAACCTGGCGATCGCCACCATTGCGGCCCTCGTTGAAACCCTCACCGCCCTCCGGCACCAAGGGCACCGCGTTATCTTAGTCTCCTCCGGTGCCGTCGGGGTCGGCTGTGCCCGTCTAGGATTAAAAGAGCGTCCCCGGACGATCGCCCTCAAACAGGCGGTGGCAGCAGTCGGTCAGGGCCGCTTAATGCGGGTATATGATGACCTGTTTACCACTCTGCAACAGCCGATCGCCCAAGTCCTCCTCACCCGCAGCGATTTAGTCCAACGCAGTCGCTACGTCAACGCTTACAATACTTTCCAAGAATTACTGCGCCTCGGGGTCATTCCGATTGTCAACGAAAATGATACGGTAGCGATCGAAGAACTCAAATTCGGCGACAATGATACCCTCTCGGCAATGGTTGCCAGCTTAGTCGAAGCCGAATGGCTGTTTCTGATGACCGATGTCGATCGCCTCTACTCCGCCGACCCCCGCAGCAATCCTGACGCCCAACCGATTACCCTGGTTCAACATCTCGATGAGTTGCGGCAGTTACAGGTGGAAACCGGAGGCAGTGGCAGCAATTGGGGGACGGGGGGAATGATGACGAAAATTGAGGCGGCCCGCATTGCCACCAGTGCCGGAGTCCGCACGGTGATTACCTCGTCTCAATCTCCGCGCAACTTGGAGAAGATTTTGCAGGGGGAGGCGATCGGCACCCATTTTGCACCGCAAAAGAGCACCAGTAACGCCCGCAAGCGCTGGCTGGCCAATGCGGTCATTCCTTCCGGTAAACTTTATTTAGATGAAGGGGCCGTCCGAGCAATCTGTCAAGGGGGGAAATCTCTTTTAGCCGCAGGCATCCTGGAGGTGTTCGGAGAATTTGAGCCGTCGGATGCGGTGCAACTGTGCGATCGCTCGGGTCGGGAAATTGCCCGGGGACTGGTCAACTATAGCAGTGACGAACTCGATCGCATTCGCGGACGAAAATCTGATGAAATTCCCGAAATTTTAGGTTATATTGTTGCCGACACGGTAATCCACCGGGATAACTTAGTTTTAAGCGGTTCCAGTAGTGATGCCCCAGAGTTGAACAACACCGACCCCCTGCACTGAAAGCGGCTTGACTGTTGCTTGAGGACGCCGGTCCCCTCAAGAGAAGACCCCCGGGGTTTTTACAAAATCCTTGCCATGTAACACCCAATCCCGGTCAAAAACCCGGTTTCTGATCTCTTGTAGGTCGTTACACTAAAAATACTTCTACAACACGGAAGAACATAGACGATGAACCCCGATAACGTTATGGAATTTTTACAAACCGGATTTCGAGTTGGGGTAGGCGCGACGGCTTCCCTACTCGAAAGCATTCAAGACGCCCAAAAACGAGAAGAAAATCTGGCGGATTTAAAATTAGATGTCAGCGATTTGACCAAAAAATGGGCTGAAAAAGGAGAAATGACCGAACGGGAAGCCCGCAATTTTGTGGATACTCTAATCGATCACCAGCGATCGCCTTCTGAACCCCCATCCTCGGCAACTCCCCCTGCGCCAAACAGTTCTGAGCCTTTGTCATCCCCCCCGACTTCAGCAACCAATCCGGAAGTCTACCAAGATTTACAAGACTTGACCGCCCAAATTGCAGCGTTGCGGTCTGAGTTAGAAAATTTACAGCAGAAAGATTCGGAACCTTAGGCCATTCGAGTGAGGACGCCGGTACAGTCTTCTCTCAACGAGACTGATACCGCGTTCCATCCCTCATCCAGAGGACTGGGTTACCGGGTGAGATCTGTCGGATTCAGAAACAGGGTTTCTCAACCTTTCTTTGTGGCCAAGCCAGCCTAAATTTTGTGAAGAAGATGATCTTGACCTGGACTGCACAACGGGATGATACCCCAAGGTGTGTTTTCCGGGCATTTTCATGTAAATATTTTCCGCCTTGACCCCTGCTGTTGAGTGGAAGGTTAAAATCAGCGGATTAACCCTGTCAATCCACCGGAAATTCAATTTCCGGTGGATTGACAGGACGACACTTGTTTGCTATATTTTTGAAATTTTTTTAATCGTTGCCCCAGTCTTCGCGTCCCATGAGATCCACAATGCGATCGCGTAGGAGGAAATCGTATTTTTCTAATTCAGATTCAACCACGGCCCATTCCCGGGCTGGGATGTATTGGCAGAGGGTATAGATCGGTTGTTGTCGGCCCACAAAGCCATTTTTGACCAAGGTTCGGGCTTCTTCTTTGATGAACTCGATGGAATATTGAACGGTAGATGTAGATGGTGCCATCTTTAAAACCTCGCTAGATAGATTCTTTAATCAACGGTATATCTGTGCCCACCCCCCAGCTAGGTGAATAATTCATCATATCTCGTTGAAGAAGGGAGACTACTGGGCGGTCTCTCAGGTATTTGTTACATTCTATACAGCAGCATTCTTATTGTCGCGCTAATTGACTCTTCCTTATGTTAATAAAATATGAAGAATTATGCACCCTCAGGTAGATAAATTTTTTCGATGTAGTTTCCTGGGCAGTTTCGGAATCCTTAATGATTGCATTATTTCAGTCTAAAGTCGAGTATAGAGATGCCGAAATTTATACAGGCGGATAGTTATAGGGATATTTGTGGAAGCAACTTTAT includes:
- the mltG gene encoding endolytic transglycosylase MltG translates to MKAASQRKTNWLLYVALILCAAIGISAWQGWRWWLSASAPVSESLPRDSVVEDTRLEVVQIDPGEPGQLIGVKLEEQGLIRSANAWNMWTRWLSRQNPDGGYKAGTYQLSPDEPMQAIAQKIWNGEVMQLNFTVPEGWNLRQMAAYFESQGFFTAEEFLSATQEIPWAEYPWLPKDIPHLEGFLYPDTYKLRADDITPQAIIQPMLTRFEQVALPVYQQPQNQTNLSLKEWVTLASIVEKESVVASERHRIAGVFTNRLKQGMTLGADPTVEYGLNIRQTEDQPLTLAQVNTPNPYNTYLNAGLPPTPIAAPGVASLEATLAPEETEYLYFVALYDGTHIFSRTLAEHEAAQDAIWDERDPTLR
- a CDS encoding DUF3727 domain-containing protein, with the protein product MSRSESSKENGQSHTSSTILTDESGRSLSCYIEHSVEVNDNTYVLLTPIDTPVEIFAWQAEDEDDEPIPISEEEVDTIFDTAKAVLEEQNLTLKRSAITLTVSGELPEFTEEEISDDELGEAAEYEELQWLASFYHEEAEYAIYSPLDPVFILARLNEDGTPELLSDEELQELEPMMSTLEGMIEERLFEELE
- a CDS encoding helix-turn-helix domain-containing protein, with protein sequence MALETISQATLPQEELTAILTQIESELYRTKVYRTALGILKQRLGESADSSSMLLQAVARKAIWLALKQGSSLGQDDPEPLNESEFVGEELDLYQRSGDRHESQALEEIRTPESHSQSLGNSDPAALTQNPSPLSSPAKVNPFHRKKKQQQAQQQAQTIAHQQQWADRLTQIGQKLQGARCDRGLSILELHKQTLVPSRHIEAIENGYLSKLPEDVYVRSFIHKIGDVLGLDGARLANLLPVPPKQNAPIPSWHRQDFNLDLNVSPLHLYVGYTALMAGAIGGLGLMNGQSVPRTVPELDPTLTAPARDSHQGVLPMQTPGITSQAIACALSEIAPPEALDW
- the proB gene encoding glutamate 5-kinase; protein product: MNLQTLVVKIGTSSLTQNSTGNLAIATIAALVETLTALRHQGHRVILVSSGAVGVGCARLGLKERPRTIALKQAVAAVGQGRLMRVYDDLFTTLQQPIAQVLLTRSDLVQRSRYVNAYNTFQELLRLGVIPIVNENDTVAIEELKFGDNDTLSAMVASLVEAEWLFLMTDVDRLYSADPRSNPDAQPITLVQHLDELRQLQVETGGSGSNWGTGGMMTKIEAARIATSAGVRTVITSSQSPRNLEKILQGEAIGTHFAPQKSTSNARKRWLANAVIPSGKLYLDEGAVRAICQGGKSLLAAGILEVFGEFEPSDAVQLCDRSGREIARGLVNYSSDELDRIRGRKSDEIPEILGYIVADTVIHRDNLVLSGSSSDAPELNNTDPLH
- a CDS encoding YqeG family HAD IIIA-type phosphatase; amino-acid sequence: MSWGKLLEPDLFLGDSILSLTPEVVKEYDLKGLVLDVDETLVPIREIQVSEYLRQWVEQIRPVATLWLVSNNISESRIGGIARSLNLPYITGAAKPSRRKLRQAVTGMNLPVEKVAMVGDRLFTDVLAGNRLGMFTILVEPMVDPGEIMQTKHPVRSLEVWVSQILGASLAKKK
- a CDS encoding DUF4327 family protein, whose product is MAPSTSTVQYSIEFIKEEARTLVKNGFVGRQQPIYTLCQYIPAREWAVVESELEKYDFLLRDRIVDLMGREDWGND
- a CDS encoding DUF3611 family protein, which codes for MSNQTDLKALPPPVQRVIPALRRVGWISFWTQLVLAVVAGLIFLFAILIESPAPREAARTSNVSIAPGIFFAVLGLAALGLSIYWAYRYTRLSQQLSSVNSKLRPGRVKTVQIVRQGLMVNLAGMSFTLIAAEAIGGILLAKALQYQGGGSLVTALRPQDFIQALDIFVVLGNTHTIVAHFIGIVTGLWLLNWIDVNTQKEP
- a CDS encoding tetratricopeptide repeat protein — translated: MMQFMQRVGKTLGRIWQQLIRLWKQWVHRSPPQSFQKKPENRVRFQTVKGPRPQPPKPLSAAEYEFLFSELLDGVHRGWSQAQVTQFLEEIGPASAGNLQDSQMERSDADAYVRWLRQFGTRLLNSPVPNQELARRMVQLGALNCGKLSAVAGEIGQKLLDREANTPSPATPASEFTLEHYLQLGQIHLDRRQYPSALTTFEQAATHSPHHPEVLYGLGLVCHRMGLYQEAVGHLTDALAQKPEFVAALTQRGLAYKALDDLAAATADFESAVAMKPNTPEECCARGKALMQLKQPEAAIAAYEEALTTHPESHRGWYDWGNVFYDLQRYDEAIAAYDKALDLQPDYAAAWFNRGASLGNLHRYKEAIAAFEKLLEIQSHDYHGWLCLGQTLERLHQIPEAIAAYERALQLRPDDPTAWRYRNGALLDLKKS
- a CDS encoding PadR family transcriptional regulator, translating into MNFEEIYDFFQNPPPLYLNKELTVCYVLSVLLAGDSYGTELIQQLEREYPAYRLSDTVLYSALKFLENERVIKGYWKKVEGRGRPRRMYQVHPEFQGQAHDFALLWQQYAQEGHGIPNSPPDHVHSHENKNHGTG